One Niallia circulans DNA segment encodes these proteins:
- a CDS encoding AraC family transcriptional regulator — protein sequence MFKILRMGCNTAHGNNFAVNRPKGYEWCLLLFVKSPAVFIINGEAISTPANTLIIFDKNYPHEYRSSEADYKNDWIHFELNASFFDQYPINLNTPLYISNHLFISDSIQKIANEFYSNNSYKEQTIEYLMRVLFLKTKELVETNTLQPWRSKVHEELIKLRSEIYSNPQNDWSIALMASKLHISCGHLQNIYKNTFLISCMSDVINSRITYAKELLMESDSQVGEISNLCGYQNEVHFMRQFKKLTTLTPSEYRRLNSMTGK from the coding sequence ATGTTTAAAATTCTGCGTATGGGTTGCAATACTGCACACGGTAACAACTTTGCTGTTAATCGCCCTAAAGGGTATGAATGGTGTCTTCTCTTGTTTGTTAAATCTCCGGCAGTTTTTATTATTAATGGAGAGGCTATATCTACACCAGCTAATACTCTTATAATTTTTGACAAGAATTATCCTCATGAATACAGATCGAGCGAAGCTGATTACAAAAATGACTGGATACATTTTGAACTTAATGCATCATTCTTTGACCAATACCCAATTAATTTGAACACCCCGTTGTATATCTCGAACCATTTATTTATATCTGATTCAATCCAAAAAATAGCAAATGAATTTTATTCTAACAATTCTTATAAGGAGCAAACCATCGAATATTTAATGCGCGTTTTATTCTTAAAGACGAAAGAACTGGTTGAGACAAATACTCTCCAACCTTGGCGCTCAAAAGTTCATGAGGAACTTATTAAACTTCGAAGTGAAATATACAGCAACCCTCAAAATGACTGGTCAATAGCTTTAATGGCTAGTAAGCTACATATAAGCTGTGGCCATTTACAAAATATTTATAAAAACACCTTTCTTATCTCATGTATGTCTGATGTTATAAACAGTAGAATTACTTATGCTAAGGAGCTTTTAATGGAATCTGATTCACAGGTGGGGGAGATTTCAAATTTATGTGGTTATCAAAATGAAGTTCATTTTATGAGGCAGTTCAAGAAGTTAACTACTTTAACTCCTTCTGAGTATCGTAGGTTGAACAGTATGACAGGTAAGTAA